Proteins from one Ranitomeya variabilis isolate aRanVar5 chromosome 1, aRanVar5.hap1, whole genome shotgun sequence genomic window:
- the PMAIP1 gene encoding phorbol-12-myristate-13-acetate-induced protein 1, producing the protein MPTRADVFVVILVAAVVALPVVCVVYRATKPAPQKARMKPRTPSWKKLPPADKEIVVEVAKQLRLIGDKYNMKQKILNAVAKMLSPGT; encoded by the exons ATGCCCACGAGAGCTGATGTGTTTGTAGTTATTCTGGTCGCAGCCGTTGTCGCACTACCCGTCGTCTGTGTCGTCTACCGCGCCACCAAACCCGCCCCACAAAAGGCAAGAATGAAGCCCCGGACGCCCTCTTGGAAAAAGCTGCCCCCTGCAG ACAAAGAAATTGTCGTCGAGGTGGCGAAGCAGCTGCGCCTGATCGGCGATAAATACAACATGAAGCAGAAGATTCTGAACGCCGTGGCCAAGATGCTGAGTCCGGGAACCTGA